In the Necator americanus strain Aroian chromosome X, whole genome shotgun sequence genome, ACATTGTAGGCTATAGCAGAACCTTTAAAAGGCAAGATGTCAAACAAAATAATTCCTAGCAGGAAAACAACTGTTCAGATAAAACAAGATATACTCAAATTGCTTCCATCGCTGAAGTTCTTATGCGCCATGCAATTTTAATGAGCAATAAGCAAAGGGATGGAAAAGTACTTTTTAGCTATTCGAAGTCGACATCAAAACATGTATAaccttctcttccttttgaCCTTCGCTTGGTCAGGGCGCTGGTAATGTTTTCATCTGTCGCCATTGTATTTTTGGCAGGCTTTGTGAAGAATCTCGTGCCTCTAGTCTTCCTACTCCCCGTCCTTCAGTTAGTGGAATTCTGTCTCTCTTAGCTGTTATCCAAACGCGGTTGCTAAAATGCACCCCTATCTTTCGTTCGGCAGATTATGCAGCGTCCTTGATCTTCAATATAATTTCAGTATACGTAAGAACAAGAACAGCGGTTCTGTCAAGGATGTGTGCGAGGAGACGGGTGTTTTTAGTTTCTCCAATACATCATTATGTTCCAAACGCTCTTTAAactactcttttcttttattaattatGCTCATTTTCTAGATACACATGATGGAGCAGtagggtgcgtgtaaagagggtcgcggtagattttcgagcatgccctgGTCATGCCTCACCAGAGCAATTACCACTGCTGCGAGAAAGAGATACCTAAATACCTGGCTCTGCGCGGTTACCGCTAAACATCATACTCTGCGTCACCGGCTCGGTTATTATTCCCAAGCTACAAAATTGTTGTGGAAAATTAGAAACATCCACTTTTGTTTGTGATATGAGGTGACCTCAGCGCCGTAACCATACCAGAAGCAAGGGGAATCCTCACgtaaaataagagagaaagGTGCATCTAGTACTTCCAAATTAggtatgaaaaatttcattaaaaacggaacattccaactttcaaaagtaatgGGAATGAGGACTTTCGTTATCCTGCAAGTCCCACGTTTTTTGTACCCTAGTTTGTTTCCGGACAGATTTACCCTCTGTATCTCCGATCTGTTATATGAGAAAGAGTTAATGTGATAAAATTTCTAGACTTCCTGAAGGTAAAATCTAGACAAAACCCATTCCTGTCCTCTTACTTCAAAACCACACAAAATGATATGTActttcaactacattttctaaatttattctgtaatttcgacaactcacaGTACTTTTCTTCACATGTTTCATTATAACTGTGTAGTCCTTTGCACCTCTATGGCCAGAAgagcatctaagacggttgtctgggtctctatgaacgactggagcgcgacCTCATCGAGGTACGGTCGCGTATCCAGCGGTATATCCAATGAAtacgtaatgtctcggaggtattcgcggagaatccgccgggaccctttTTACCGTTCCCCGGAGCAGTTTGCTACGAATGTGGCATCAGAGAACCGTCCCTTGCTTAAGGACATCATTTGTTCAAGTTTTAACTGTAGACCGATCCTTTCTGTCTCCCGATAAAATTGATCAGCATTCCTTTCCCGTATCTGATGTTTATGAATCCTTTAGagagagaacgatgtcgtccgcgaaacgaaggttcgaaagaaatcttccatcaacgcGTATGCccttttcttcccaggatagtgatttcattatccattgcaatgcagccgtgaacagctttggcgatatagtatcgcctagTCGtgccccctttccaatgggtatggtgagagggcggtggaaaagctgtatcctagtcgtgcatcgatcgtagcagtGGGCTAATGTCCTCTCATACGACGcatccacaccttgatcgaccagtgctgacagtattgcatttgttcctacgctgtcaaaggctttctcatagtcgacgaaggttagaacaaggggcaggcggtattcccggcaaacctctatgaccctcgacacggtctggatgtggtccaagcagctgaacccctggcggaatccagcttgttcttgaggctgggtttcatccagcgtcctagatatgcgcgtgaggatgatcttgtataacacgctcagcaagcatatcgtaCGGTAGCtgcgaaggtcctctcggtcacctttcttatggatgaGAACGGcgcgcgaggtcttccactggtctgggatcctttctttctaaaggTAGGATATCATGTGCGccgctaagattacatgaagtggatggccagcAGCCCGAAGAAGGTCTGTTGAtgtaaaatcaggtccgggggctgggccaggtttcatgcttttgatagcgactcgtacttccgatggggagaatccgtggtggagcttcgccagtggggatggttgggcttgacacaggagttgatgaacggaaaaggttcgagtagaatcTCTCCGTAataatttccatctcacgacgagaagacgtgcgagtcccctCTTCGcgcagcaaggctgctagcggaatattatattcgcggagatccctgcggcacttctttagactcgttcttctttgtgctgcttccaaaatcttcttctgcctgtacttcaaaagatcctcctgcaacgcctttctgcagctagtgtttgctactaatcgctcaatgtgcgatgcattcggatcaagcctcaaagcccttcttctttccaataaTTCCCTGGTGgttttcgaaattcgatccaagtttgtcgtgcgcggcttcgaggcacgcccAGCACAGACTcataatcctctgagcagcatc is a window encoding:
- a CDS encoding hypothetical protein (NECATOR_CHRX.G24391.T1), whose product is MHSGVGFVVHPSVVHLFDSHEILSPRLAILRLRPLRRKPISIINCYSPTSVADESELDAFYEELDEKERIPDQWKTSRAVLIHKKGDREDLRSYRTICLLSVLYKIILTRISRTLDETQPQEQAGFRQGFSCLDHIQTVSRVIEVCREYRLPLVLTFVDYEKAFDSVGTNAILSALVDQGVDASYERTLAHCYDRCTTRIQLFHRPLTIPIGKGARLGDTISPKLFTAALQWIMKSLSWEEKGIRVDGRFLSNLRFADDIVLSLKDS